Within the Saccharomonospora amisosensis genome, the region CAGTCGTGGCAGTGGTGGTACGAGCAGGAAGACCCAGAGCATGGCGATCTCGAAACCCACCGCGTAAAGCAGCAGCGGGTTGCCCGTCAGCCCGAGCTTCCCCACCCAGCGCGACTCGCTGCGGCAGGCGAACGCGTTGGCGAGTTGGCCGAGCACGATCGCGGTGAACGCGGTGCCCGAGGCGGTGGCGAACAGCTCCGAGTCGGGCACCGTACCGAAGCTCCAGCCACCCGCGAACAGTACGAGCACGAAAGCCGTCATCGCGGTAGCACCTTCGACCGGGCCGAGTACGCCGAAGGCCCTGCCCAGCACCCGGCGGTCGATGAGTCCGCCCGCGCGCAGCGGCCCGCGCATCGTCCTGGGGTTGGGAGGCTCCGCACCGAGTGCCAGCGCCGGGAGCAGGTCCGTGCCGATGTCCAGGGCGAGAATCTGCAGCACGCCGATGGCGAGCGGGACCGACTCGCCCGACAACGCCCACACCAGGAATGGGGTGAGTTCGGCGACGTTGTCGGTGAGGTGGTAGGTGAGGAACCGGCGGATATTGGCGAAGGTCGCCCTGCCGAGTTCGACGGCCGAGACGATCGTGGCGAAATGGTCGTCCAGTAAGACCAGGTCGGCGGCCTCGCGCGCGACGTCGGTACCGGACGCTCCCATCGCGACACCGATGTCGGCCGCACGCAGTGCGGGCCCGTCGTTGACCCCGTCGCCGGTCATGGCCACGACATGCCCGCGTGCCTGCAGTGCCCGTGCGATGCGCAGCTTGTCCTCCGGGGTGACCCTGGCGATCACCACACCGTCGGCATCGAGCAGCTCACCGAGAGCGGCCTCATCTCGTGGCAGGTTCTCGCCCTCGACGACGAGCCCGTGCTCGCCGAGCAGACCCACCTCCCTGGCAATGGCGGCCGCGGTGCCGGGATGGTCGCCGGAGACCATGGCCAGCCGGATACCCGCCGCGCGACAGGCCGTGATCGCTTCGGCCACGTCGGGACGTGGCGGGTCCTCCAGCCCAACGATGCCGAGTAGTTCGAGGTCTCGCTCGGCCGCTTCAGGGCTGTCGACTTCGCGGTCGGCGTTGCCACCGGCGACCGCGAGCACCCGCAGCCCCTCCGCTGTCAACGCCGCCACTGCGCTGGCCGCGCCTGGGGACGCCTCGGGGCAGAGCGGCAGTACGGCGTCGGGAGCGCCCACGACGTGCACCCCTTCCGAGTCCACCACGGAGGAGCGTCTGCGGCGGGGGTCGAACGGGAAGCGCAGCCGGGGTGGCCGCGCCGGTTCGCGGCCCGCCCTCGCGGCCAGCACGTGCAGCGCCACCTCCATCGGGTCACCGATCGCGTGCCAGCGCCCGTTGCCGCCGGCCGCGCGGGCGTCGGGTGAGCAGCGGGCGGCACGATCGGCGAGTGTGGCAGCGGCCGCGGTCGCGGCGGGGTCGCCAGCCAGCCTGCCGTGGGGTGCGTATCCCTGGCCTGCCACGGTCACCTTTCCCATTGGTGTCCACACCGCCACTACCGACATCTCGTTGCGGGTGAGCGTTCCGGTCTTGTCGGTGCAGATGAAGGTGGTCGCGCCCAGCGTCTCGACAGACTCGAGCCTGCGCACCAGCGCGTCGCGACCCGCCATGCGTTGTGCGGCCCTCGCGAGTGAAAGGGTCACCGTGGGTAGCAACCCTTCGGGTACTAGCGCGACGGTGACGCCGATGGCGAGCAGGACGCTCTCGGCACCAGGGGTTCCCAGTCCGAACGACACCAGGAAGAACGTCGCCCCGACACCCACCGCCGCCACCGCGATGGTCTTGACGACCCGATGCAGTTGCCTGGCCAGCGGGCTGCGCGGCCTGCTTGCCCGCTCGGTGACCGCCGCGATACCCGCGAGCCTCGTACTCGTCCCTGTCGCGGTGACGACGGCGGCGCCATGACCCTCGACCACATGTGTCCCGGCGTACACCGAGCCGCCGGGACGGGGGGTCACCGGTGTGCTCTCACCGGTGAGCAGTGACTCGTCCACCGACAGCCGCCCTCCCGGCTCTACCGTCGCGTCCGCGCACACGCGGTCACCGGCCTGCAGCAGCAACAGGTCGCCGACGACGAGTTCCTCGGCAGGCACCACGCGCGCGTGACCGTCCCTTCGGACGGTGGCCCGCACCGGCAGCAGGTCGCGCAGCCGCTCGGCGGCACGGTCGGCCCTGTACTCCTGGATGAAGGAGAACGCTCCGTTGAGCAGGATGACCACAACGATGGCGACCGACAGCGCAGGCAGCCCCGCCACCAAAGCCAGCCCCGCGGCCACCCACAGCATGACGGCGAAGAAGTGCACGAGCTGGCCGCCGAGCACCAGCAGCGGGTTGGGCCTGCTCGGTGCGGGCAGTGCGTTGGGCCCGTCGGTGCGCAGCCTGCTCGCAGCCGAGTCGGTACTGAGTCCGGGTCGCGGCGCGGCGGGTGCGGGCGACCGTTCCTGGTCGCCGCCCGCCGCGCTCGACTCCGGCTCGGTCACCTTCCCTTGGTCACCTGCCGGGCCCGCTCAGCTTTGGACGTCGGATCGAGCAGGCGTTCGGTCTGACTCGCCAGCTCCAGGTCCTCGCGGGAGACGACGACAACGACGGGCACCGGCGCGCCCTGTGGGCTGATGACCCCTTCGGCGCCGTCGCCTGGCGCGGCCGGCCGCGCGCTCGCGTGTGACAGTCCGAGTCCCGCGCCCGCGACGAGTTCGGCCATCAGGTCGGGCTGGTGTTCGGCCACTCCCCCGGTGAGCACCACCGCATCGACGTGGGACAGCGAAACCACGGCGGCCGCGATCTCCCGGCGCAGCCGGTGCAGGTACACCTCGACCGCGAGCCGGGCGTCCGGATCACCGAGCGCGCGGGCGGCGAGCACGTCCCTGATGTCACCGCTGGTTCCGGACAGTCCCGCCAGTCCGGACTCCTGTTGCAGGGCCAGCTCAACGTCGGCGGGCGACATGCCCGCGCGCCGCACCAGGTACAGCGGGATGGCGGGGTCGATCGCCCCCGAGCGGGTTGCCATCGGCACGCCGTCCAGCGGGGTGAGCCCCATCGAGGTGTCGACGCTGCGGCCACCCTCGACGGCGGTGACCGACACGCCCGCACCAAGGTGGCAGCACACCAGGCCGAGCTGTGCCACCGGGCGGCCGAGCAATCGCGCGGTCCACGCGGTGGCGTAGGCGACCGACAAGCCGTGGAAGCCGTAGCGCCGGATGCCGTGCTCTCGGCGCCAGGCGGCGGGCACGGCGTAGGTGCTGGCGCGGGCGGGCAGATCGGCGTGGAACGCGGTGTCGAAGCAGCCGACGACGGGCACGTCAGGCAGTGCCGCCATCGCGTGCCTTGCGATGGCGAGCGAGCGAGGCTGGTGCAGCGCGGCGTAGGGGACCAGTTCCTCCAGCTCGCCGAGTACCCGCTCGGTGAGGAGCACCGGCTCGGCGCGGTTGCCGCCGTGCACGATCCGAACCGCCACCGCGTCGACCGCGTCGGCGAACTCGGCAAGCCCGCGTGGCGCCGAACCGTCCCACTTCTGCAGTGTGGACGCCGATTCCGCGGCCCCGTCCCGCACCAGTGCCAGTTTCAGACTGGAGGAGCCGGGGTTCAGGGTCAGCACCCGCATCAGGGGCCCCAGGTCCAGGCGCGGACTTCGAGCATGTCCTCCCCGGTGCGCCTGATGTGGTCGTGGTGGCGCGCGAGCTCGCCGAGCAGGTGCTGGCGCAGATGCCCGAGCCTGCCCGCCATCCTCGGGATGCGTTCGAGCGCCGCCAGCGCCAGGTGGAAACGGTCGATCTCGTTGAGCACACACATGTCGAACGGCGTGGTGGTGGTGCCCTTGTCGCCGAATCCGCGCACATGCATGTGCTCGTGTCCCGGCCGGTTGTAGGTCAGCTCGTGGATGAGCCACGGGTAGCCGTGGAAGGCGAAGATCACCGGGACGTCGCTGGTGAAGATCGCGGAGTATTCCCGGTCGCTGATGCCGTGCGGATGGCGTTGCGGGGCGGCGAGCCTGGTGAGGTCCACGACGTTGACGAACCGCACCCGCAGATCCGGCACCAGTCCTCGCAGCACCTGCACGGCCGCGAGTGCCTCCTGGGTCGGCACGTCGCCTGCGCAGGCGATCACCACGTCCGTGCCGGATTCGGTGTCACTGCTGGCCCACTCCCAGATCCCCAGCCCCTGCTCGGTGTGCGCACGGGCGGCGTCCAGGTCCAGGTACTGCAACTCCGGCTGCTTGCCCGCCACGATGACGTTCACCAGGCCATTGGTGCGCAGGCAGTGCTCGGTGACGTGCAGCAGGCAGTTGGCATCCGGCGGCAGGTAGACCCGCGAGACCTCCGGCCGCTTGCTGAGGATGTGGTCGATGAAGCCGGGGTCCTGATGCGACGCTCCGTTGTGGTCCTGCCGCCACACGTGTGAGGTGAGCAGGTAGTTCAGGCTCGGCACCGGCCGGCGCCACGGCACCTCGGCCGCCATGTGCATCCACTTCGCGTGCTGGGCGACCATCGAGTCCACGATGTGCGTGAAGGCCTCGTAGCTGGAGAACATGCCGTGTCTTCCGGTGAGCAGGTAGCCCTCAAGCCAGCCCTGGCACAGGTGCTCGGACAGCACCTCGATGACCCGGCCACGAGCGTCCAGGTGGTCGTCGCCCTGCCGGGTGGGAAGCAGCCAGCGCCGTCCGGTCACGTCGAACACCGCGTCGAGCCGGTTGGAGGCGTGCTCGTCGGGTGCGAACAGCAGCATGTTGCGCTGGTCGGCGTTCAGCGCCAGCACATCGCGCAGGTAGCGGCCGAGCGCGCGGGTGGATTCGGCGTAGCGCCGTCCGGGTGCGGGAACGTCCACCGCGTGCTCGGCGATCTCGGGCAGTCGCAGCGCGCGCTGGACCTGGCCGTGCGCCATCGGTTGCGCACTCATCCGCAGCTCCGCGCTCGGATTGGCTTCGCGGATCTCGCGCGCGGGTGCGCCTGAGCTGTCGAACAGCTCGCCGGGGCGGTAGGAACGCAGCCAGCTCTCCAGCTGTGCCAGCTGGTGTGGGTCGTGCCGCGCGGCGGGCAGCGGGACCTGGTGCGAGCGCCAGTTGCCCTCGATGGGTTTTCCATCCAATGTGTCCGGTCCGGTCCAGCCCTTCGGCGTGCGCAGCACGATCATCGGATGCCTGCGCTGGGTGATGAGCGCGAAACATTCGTCCAGCGCCGCCGCGTAGGCCTCGTGCACCGCGTAGGCGCTGTCTCCCGCCACCTCGACCGGTTCCCAGCCGTGGCCGCGAAGCAGTTCGGCGAGCTGCGGCGCGGGCAGCCGCGCCAGCAGTGTTGGGTTGGCGATCTTGTACCCGTTGAGGTGCAGGATCGGCAGCACGGTTCCGTCGCGTTCGGGGTGCAGGAACGCGGGCGCGTGCCAGCTCGCCGCCAGCGGACCGGTCTCGGCCTCCCCGTCGCCGATCACGCACGCGACGACCAGGTCGGGGTTGTCGAACGCCGCGCCGGTGGCGTGCGCGAGTGAGTAGCCCAGCTCGCCGCCCTCGTGGAAGGAGCCGGGCAGGTGTGGTGAGGCGTGGCTGGGAACCCCGCCGGGAAAGGAGAACTGCCGAAACAGCCGTCGCATCCCCTCCACGTCCTGCCCGACGTCGGGGTAGTACTCCGAGTACGTTCCCTCCAGCCACGCGGCCGCGTTCAGCCCGGCGGCGCCGTGTCCTGGTCCCGCGACGAACAGCAGTTCGCGGCGCTCCCTCGCGATGACACGGTTGAGGTGGGCGTAGGTCAGCGTGAGGCCGGGCACGGTGCCCCAGTGACCGAGCAGCCGCGGCTTGATGTGTTCGTGACTGAGCGGCTCGGCCAGCAGCGGGTTCTCCAGCAGGAACACCTGGCCGACCGAAAGGTAGTTGGCCGCGCGCCACCAGGCGTCCACCCGCGCCAGCTCGTCGCCACGGTCACTCTCGGTCTCGGTACCGCTCGCCTCGCCCCGGGCCGGGCGGTCGACGGTCGTCGGCGTTCTCGGTGTCATCGGCATCCTCCGGTCGCGGGCGGTGTCCCCACACTGGCGCATCGCCCGGCCAGGCGGCTGTGGGCGCTCGTCCCGGCTGAGCAGGGGCTTAGGGCCCTACTCGCCGGCGCGGCTGGCGAAACACAGTGGAGGCCGACCCGTGCCCCACGAGGGAGGAGGTGGCCATGCCACACGCAAGCGAATCGGCAACGGCCCGCCCCGCGCGGCAGGAACCGCGTTGGGACGGTATGCCGTACTTCCGGGCGGGTTCCGGCCAGCCGCTCGCGTTCCTGCCCGGGCTGACGCCGCATCACCGGCAGCCACGCGGCTCCCAGCGGTTGTTCCAGCTGTCCCAGCTGAAGCCGCTGTCGTCCCGGCACGAGGTGTGGTGGATCAACCGCCGACCTGGGTTGCCACCGGGTGCGACCATTGCCGACCTCGCCGGTGACTACGCGGCCATGCTGCGCGAGCGGTTCGGCGGCCCGGTCGACGTGGTCGGCGTTTCGACGGGCGGCAGCATCGCGCTGCAACTGGCCGCGGACCACCCCGATGTGGTGGACCGCCTCGTCGTGGTGTCGGCGGCGCACCGCCTCGGCCCGCTAGGGCGCGCGGTTCAGCGCGAGGCGGCCACACAGCTGCGGGCGGGAAGGCCTCGGCGCGCCAATGCCGCGCTGTTCACCCTGCTGGGCACGCGGCGGTTCAGCAGGAAGCTGCTGAAGGGCGCGGGCTGGCTGCTCGGGCCGGTGGTGTTCGGCACGGGTGACCGGGATCTGCTGCTGACGCTCGAGGCCGAGGAGGCCTTCGACATCGAGGACCGGCTGCCCCGCATCACGGCGAGTACGCTGGTCGTCGGCGGCGCGCTGGACCCGTGCTACGGTGCCGAGTTGTTCGAGCACACCGCCGCCCGGATGCCCAACGCGGAGTTGACGTTGTGTGGAGGGAAGGGGCACGTGGGACCGCAAAGCCGACCCCTCGCCCGTGCCGTGCGCACTTTCCTCGCCGGAAGGCCGCGATGACGGCCGGAAGGCGGCGCTGAGTTGTCGCGAAAGGCCAAACCAGGACCACCGCCCGACCCCGTTCCCAAGCAGCCACCCCCGCCTCCGCCGCGTTGGCGGCGATGGCTGCTGCCGCTGGGTCTGCTCGCCACGGCGCTGCTGCTGTTCCTGCCGACGTTGTGGCAGGGCGAGAAGAACGAGCCGTTGTCCTACACCCAGTTCCTGTCCCAGGTGGATTCCAGGCGGGTCGAGTCGGTCACCATCGACGAGAACGGCGCGGTCACCGGCGAGTACCGGGACGGGACTTCGTTCAGCACGAACATCCCCGTGGCGCTGGACAACTCCGGCCTTGAGTCCCGGCTGCGAGACGGCGGGGTGAGTATCAGCGCGACGAGTTCCGGAGCCGACTGGACCGGCCTGCTGGTCGGGCTGCTTCCGCTCGCGCTCATCATCGGCCTGTTGCTGTGGACGGGCAGGCGGGCCCAGCATTCGCTCGCGGGTGGCGCGCTGGGTTTCGGCCGCTCCAAGGCCAAGATCATCGAGGCGCAGCGGCCGAGCACCCGGTTCGCCGATGTCGCCGGGTATCAGGGTGTCAAGCAGGACGTCAGCGAGATCATCGAGTTCCTGCGCGATCCGGCCAAGTACGCCGCGGCGGGCGCGAAAGGGCCGAGGGGCGTCATCATGGTCGGCCCGCCGGGCACCGGTAAGACCCTGCTCGCGCGAGCCGTCGCCGGCGAGGCCAGCGTGCCGTTCCTTTCGGTGACCGGCTCGGCGTTCGTCGAGATGTTCGTCGGTGTCGGGGCCTCGCGGGTACGGGACCTGTTCGACGAGGCCCGCGAGCGGGCACCCGCGATCATCTTCATCGACGAGATCGACGCCGTCGGCAGCAGGCGGGGCATTGGCGGCAGCGGAGGCCACGAGGAACGCGAGCAGACCCTCAACCAGTTGCTCGCCGAGATGGACGGCTTCGACCAGAGCAGCGGCATCGTCGTGCTCGCGGCGACCAACCGGCCCGAGTCGCTCGACCCGGCGCTGCTGCGCCCCGGCAGGTTCGACCGCCAGGTGACGATCCCGCTGCCGAACCAGGACGAGCGGCGGGCGATCCTCGCCGTGCACGCAAGGGGCAAGCAACTGGCTCCCGACGTGGACCTGGACCGGCTGTCCAGGGCGACACCGGGGTTCTCCGGCGCGGACCTCGCCAACCTGGTCAACGAGGCCGCGATCAACGCGGTGCGCGCCGACCGGACGGTGCTCACCGCCGCGGACCTCAGCACGGCGCGCGACCGGGTGCTGCTCGGCCGAAGGGAGTCGTCGAACGCGCTGCTGCCCGAGGAGCGGCACGCCGTGGCGGTTCACGAGTCGGGGCACGCGTTGCTGGCGGCGTTGTGCGAGCACGCCGACCCGGTGGAGAAGGTGACGATCCTGCCCGCCGGACTCGCGCTGGGTGCCACCGAGCAGCTTCCGGAGGCGGAACGGCATCTGTACGCGGAGAGCTACCTGACCGACCAGCTCACGATCCGGCTCGGCGGGCGGGCCGCCGAGTGCCTGGTCTTCGGTGAGGGCTTCACCGGGGCGGCCAACGACCTCGCCGTCGCCACCCAGCTCGCGACGCGGATGGTCACCGAGTTCGGGCTGTCGCCCGCTCTTGGCCCGGTCGGCTACGAGTCGGGAGAGGCGGCCCACCTGCCCGGCGCGCCGGTCGTGCAAAGCCGCCCCTATTCGGAGCAGACGCAGCGGCTGGTGGACTCCGAGATCGCCAGGCTGTTGCGCGAGGCGGAGGAGCGCGCGCTGGGCTTGTTGCGTGAGCACCTGCCCGCGCTGCGCCGCCTCGCGGAGCGGCTTCGCGAGGAGGAGACGGTCGACGGTGCCGCCGTGCTGGCGGCGCTGCGCCCGCACGAGGGCGAGCGGGAGCGGTGACCGGCCGGTGCCTGGCCGGTCACCGGGACGGCCGCGTCACGGGTAGAACTGCTGGGTGGAGTCGTCGCTGTGGTCGCGGTCGGTCTCGCGCTGGGCGGCCTTGCCGACGTTCAACAACGTCACGATGATCGCGAAACCGATGGCCAGGTTGATCAGCGCGGTCGCCACCTTGCTGCCCCAGTCGACGTAGAGGCTCAGCGGCAGCACGATCGCGATGGCCGTCAGCAGCGCCATGATCCAGCCGAAGAACAGCAGGGGGCGCGGTGCGGTCAGCAGCAGTACATGCAGCAGCCCGGTGGCCGCGACGGCCACGACGGCGGCGCTCACCGCGTAGGTGACGGTGTTCGCGCCGCCCCAGGCGCCTTCTCCTCGTGGCGCCAGCACGGCCACGTGGGCGAGGCCGCGCGCGGTGAGAATGCCGACGACCGCCACCAGTGCGGCCACCGCTGCCGTCGCGGCTCCACCCGCCCACAGCCGGGTAGAGTCAACCTCGTTCTTCATGGCTCCAACCTCCCGTGTGACCGCGCGCGGCGGGAGGGGCCAACGGGCTCGGCCACGGTGACTTTGTGCCCTGTCCGGGTTCGACCGCTGCCTCGATCGTGGCGGCATGCAGTGGCCACCCATTGGTAAGCCGGCCCCGGTCCGGCGGTCCGCGAACCTGACCGACTACGAGCGGGCCCGCCGTGAGTTCGACTGGGACCGCGCCGCCGCCGCTCTCTCCGGGTTGCCGGGTGGCGGGCTGAACATCGCCCACGAGGCGGTCGACCGGCACGCCGACGGTCCCCGCGCCGGCCGCACCGCGTTGCGCTGGGTCGACCACTCCGAGCGGGTCGTCGAACTCAGCTACGCCGAGCTGGCGCTGCGGACCGGCCGGTTCGCCGCGCTGCTTCGCGACCTCGGGCTTCGCAAGGGCGACCGCGTGTTCACGCTGCTCGGCCGTGTGCCCGAGCTCTACGTGGCAGTGCTCGGGGCGCTGAAAGCCGGTTGCGTGGTCTGTCCGCTGTTCTCCGCGTTCGGCCCCGAGCCGATCCGGCAACGACTGCGCCTCGGCGAAGCCTCGGCGCTGGTGACCACCCCGGCGCTGTACCGGGGCAAGGTCAGCGGTGTCCGCGGCGACGTGCCCTCGCTTCGGCACGTGCTGGTGACCGGGGCCGATGCCGGGTCCTCCGGTGACGTGCTTGCGCTCGAACCGGCACTGGCCGCCGCCGGTGACGACACCGGGGTGGCGGCCACCTCACCCGACGACCCTGCGCTGCTGCACTTCACCAGCGGCACCACCGGAACACCCAAGGGCGCGCTGCACGTGCACGGCGCCGTACTCGCACATCACGTCACCGCCGGGTACGCGCTCGACCTGCGTGCCGACGACGTGTTCTGGTGCACGGCCGATCCGGGCTGGGTCACCGGCATGTCCTACGGCATCATCGCCCCGCTCACCCACGGCGCCACACTGGTCAGCGACGAGGGCGAGTTCGAAGCGCGCCGCTGGTACCGCGTGCTCGCACAGCAGCGGGTGAACGTGTGGTACACGGCGCCGACCGCGCTGCGGATGCTGATGCGTTACGGGCCCGAGCTGGCCGAAAGCTTCGATCTGTCGGCGCTGCGGTTCGTCGCCAGCGTGGGGGAACCGCTCAATCCGGAGGTCGTGGTGTGGGGTCAGGAGCAGCTCGGGCTGCCGGTGCACGACAACTGGTGGCAGACCGAGACCGGCGCCATCATGATCAGCAACTTCGCGGCCGTCGAGATCCGGCCGGGGTCGATGGGGTTGCCGCTGCCTGGCATCGACGCCTGCGTGCTGGAACGCGGCCAGGACGGCAAGGTGTTGCGTGTGGACGGTCGGGTGCGGGAGGTGAGTGACCCCGGCACGCCGGGCGAACTCGCGCTGCGCGCCGGCTGGCCCTCGATGTTTCGGGCCTACTGGGGTGAGCGGCGGCGCTACGCCGAGTCGTTCGCCGACGGCTGGTACCTCACCGGTGACATCGCACGGCGAGACGCCGACGGCTACTACTGGTTCCTCGGCCGCGCTGACGACGTCATCAAGTCGGCCGGGCATCTGGTCGGGCCGTTCGAGGTGGAGAGCACGTTGCTGGAACACCCCTCGGTGGCGGAGGCCGGAGTGATCGGCAAACCGGACGAGGTGGCGGGCGAGTTGGTCAAGGCGTTCGTGACGCTACGCCCCGGCGTGGCGGCATCGGAACCGCTCAGGCGCGAGCTGCTGGCGTTCGGAAGGCGCCGCCTCGGCGCGGTCGCCCCTCGCGAGATCGACTTCGACCAGCACCTGCCGCACACCCGCAGCGGCAAGGTCATGCGCAGGTTGCTGCGGGCGCGCGAACTGGGACTCGCCGAGGGCGATCTGTCCACTCTGGAGGCGGCACGATGACCGAGACGGACAACACCGAGCTGCTCAGGCAGATGTTGCGGATCCGCAGGTTCGAGGAACGCTGCGTCGAGCTGTACAGCTCTACCGCGATCCGCGGCTTCATGCACCTCTACATCGGTGAGGAGGCCGTGGCCGTGGGCGTGTTGGACGCGCTCGACGACGAGGACGCGGTGGTGTCCACCTACCGCGAGCACGGCCACGCGCTGGCGAGAGGGCTTTCCATGGAATCGGTGCTCGCCGAGATGTTCGGCCGCACCAACGGGTGCAGCCACGGCAGGGGTGGTTCGATGCACCTGTTCGACGCGAACCGCCGCTTCTACGGTGGCAACGCCATCGTGGGCGGCGGGCTGCCGCTGGCGGTCGGGCTGGCGCTGGCCGACGCGATGCGCGGCCGCTCACCGGTCACGGTGTGCCTGTTCGGCGACGGCGCCGTGGCCGAAGGGGAGTTTCACGAGTGCCTCAACCTCGCGGCGTTGTGGAAGCTGCCGGTGCTGTTCTGCTGCGAGAACAACCTGTACGCGATGGGGACGGCGCTGGGAAGGGCACAGGCGGAGACCGACCTGGCGTTGCGCGCGTCCTCCTACGGCATGCCGTCGTGGCCGGTGGACGGCATGGACGTGCTGGCCGTGTCGCGGGCGGCGCGGCGGGCGGTGGCGGCCATCCGGGGCGGCGCCGGGCCGTGCTTTCTGGAGCTTCGCACCTACCGGTTCCGGGCTCACTCGATGTACGACGCCGAGCGTTATCGGGACCGCTCGGAGGTGGAGCACTGGAAGGAACTCGACCCGCTGCCGAGGATGACAGAGCTGCTGCAGGAAAGCGGCGGTTTCGGCGACGAGGAACTCAAGCTGATGGAGTCCGATGTGGATTCCGAGATCACGGCGGCGGTGGCGGCGGCGGAGGCTGGGCCGCTCGAGCCTGCCGAGGAGCTGACCAGGTTCGTGTACTCGGAGCGGCGGCCATGACCGCGACGACCTACCGGGAGGCGCTGCGAGAGTCCATCCGCGAGGCGCTGGCATCCGACGAGCGCGTGTTCCTGATGGGAGAGGATGTCGGTGCCTACGGCGGCTGCTTCGGGGTGAGTCTGGGGCTGCTCGAGGAGTTCGGGCCGGAGCGCGTCAGGGACACACCGCTTTCGGAGTCGGCGTTCGTCGGCGCGGGTATCGGTGCCGCGCTCGGCGGCATGCGGCCCATCGTGGAGATCATGACGGTCAACTTCAGCCTGCTCGCGCTCGACCAGATCATGAACAACGCCGCGACCCTGCTGCACATGTCGGGCGGGCAGCTCAACGTGCCAATCGTCATCAGGATGACCACCGGTGCGGGCAGGCAACTCGCCGCGCAGCACTCGCACAGCCTGGAGGGCTGGCTCGCTCACATTCCTGGCCTTCGTTGCGTCGCACCCGCCACGCTGGCCGACGCGAGGGGCATGCTGGCGACGGCGCTGGCCGACCCGGATCCGGTGCTGCTGTTCGAGCACGGCGGGCTGTACAACGTTTCCGGAGAACTCGCCGACGACGCGGGCGCCGTGGACATCGACAACGCGGCGATCCGGCGCGAGGGCGGGGATGTCACGGTCGTCGCCTACGGCGGTACGCTGCGGACGGCGCTCAGCGCCGCGGACGAGCTCGCCGACCTCGGTGTGGAGGCCGAGGTGGTAGACCTGCGCACGCTGCGGCCACTGGACGACGCGACAGTGCTCGATTCGGTTCGCCGCACGCACCGGCTCGTCGTGGTGGACGAGGGCTGGCGCAGCGGCAGCCTGTCCGCCGAGATCGCGGCCCGGGTCGCCGAGGCCGCGCTGTACGACCTCGAC harbors:
- the ftsH gene encoding ATP-dependent zinc metalloprotease FtsH, whose translation is MSRKAKPGPPPDPVPKQPPPPPPRWRRWLLPLGLLATALLLFLPTLWQGEKNEPLSYTQFLSQVDSRRVESVTIDENGAVTGEYRDGTSFSTNIPVALDNSGLESRLRDGGVSISATSSGADWTGLLVGLLPLALIIGLLLWTGRRAQHSLAGGALGFGRSKAKIIEAQRPSTRFADVAGYQGVKQDVSEIIEFLRDPAKYAAAGAKGPRGVIMVGPPGTGKTLLARAVAGEASVPFLSVTGSAFVEMFVGVGASRVRDLFDEARERAPAIIFIDEIDAVGSRRGIGGSGGHEEREQTLNQLLAEMDGFDQSSGIVVLAATNRPESLDPALLRPGRFDRQVTIPLPNQDERRAILAVHARGKQLAPDVDLDRLSRATPGFSGADLANLVNEAAINAVRADRTVLTAADLSTARDRVLLGRRESSNALLPEERHAVAVHESGHALLAALCEHADPVEKVTILPAGLALGATEQLPEAERHLYAESYLTDQLTIRLGGRAAECLVFGEGFTGAANDLAVATQLATRMVTEFGLSPALGPVGYESGEAAHLPGAPVVQSRPYSEQTQRLVDSEIARLLREAEERALGLLREHLPALRRLAERLREEETVDGAAVLAALRPHEGERER
- a CDS encoding DUF6069 family protein; this translates as MKNEVDSTRLWAGGAATAAVAALVAVVGILTARGLAHVAVLAPRGEGAWGGANTVTYAVSAAVVAVAATGLLHVLLLTAPRPLLFFGWIMALLTAIAIVLPLSLYVDWGSKVATALINLAIGFAIIVTLLNVGKAAQRETDRDHSDDSTQQFYP
- the acsA gene encoding acetate--CoA ligase encodes the protein MQWPPIGKPAPVRRSANLTDYERARREFDWDRAAAALSGLPGGGLNIAHEAVDRHADGPRAGRTALRWVDHSERVVELSYAELALRTGRFAALLRDLGLRKGDRVFTLLGRVPELYVAVLGALKAGCVVCPLFSAFGPEPIRQRLRLGEASALVTTPALYRGKVSGVRGDVPSLRHVLVTGADAGSSGDVLALEPALAAAGDDTGVAATSPDDPALLHFTSGTTGTPKGALHVHGAVLAHHVTAGYALDLRADDVFWCTADPGWVTGMSYGIIAPLTHGATLVSDEGEFEARRWYRVLAQQRVNVWYTAPTALRMLMRYGPELAESFDLSALRFVASVGEPLNPEVVVWGQEQLGLPVHDNWWQTETGAIMISNFAAVEIRPGSMGLPLPGIDACVLERGQDGKVLRVDGRVREVSDPGTPGELALRAGWPSMFRAYWGERRRYAESFADGWYLTGDIARRDADGYYWFLGRADDVIKSAGHLVGPFEVESTLLEHPSVAEAGVIGKPDEVAGELVKAFVTLRPGVAASEPLRRELLAFGRRRLGAVAPREIDFDQHLPHTRSGKVMRRLLRARELGLAEGDLSTLEAAR
- the pdhA gene encoding pyruvate dehydrogenase (acetyl-transferring) E1 component subunit alpha, translating into MTETDNTELLRQMLRIRRFEERCVELYSSTAIRGFMHLYIGEEAVAVGVLDALDDEDAVVSTYREHGHALARGLSMESVLAEMFGRTNGCSHGRGGSMHLFDANRRFYGGNAIVGGGLPLAVGLALADAMRGRSPVTVCLFGDGAVAEGEFHECLNLAALWKLPVLFCCENNLYAMGTALGRAQAETDLALRASSYGMPSWPVDGMDVLAVSRAARRAVAAIRGGAGPCFLELRTYRFRAHSMYDAERYRDRSEVEHWKELDPLPRMTELLQESGGFGDEELKLMESDVDSEITAAVAAAEAGPLEPAEELTRFVYSERRP
- a CDS encoding alpha-ketoacid dehydrogenase subunit beta; amino-acid sequence: MTATTYREALRESIREALASDERVFLMGEDVGAYGGCFGVSLGLLEEFGPERVRDTPLSESAFVGAGIGAALGGMRPIVEIMTVNFSLLALDQIMNNAATLLHMSGGQLNVPIVIRMTTGAGRQLAAQHSHSLEGWLAHIPGLRCVAPATLADARGMLATALADPDPVLLFEHGGLYNVSGELADDAGAVDIDNAAIRREGGDVTVVAYGGTLRTALSAADELADLGVEAEVVDLRTLRPLDDATVLDSVRRTHRLVVVDEGWRSGSLSAEIAARVAEAALYDLDAPIERVCTAEVPIPYAKQLEQAALPQPGDVVAAARRAVG